CCCACCCCGCTTTCCGCGGGATCGACGAAGCCCAGGTTGCCGTGCTGCAGGCTGGTCCAGCCTTCCTTGCTGAGGGTCGCCCATTCGTCGCGCCACAACGGTGTGACCGGCACGCCGAACTTCTCGGCGGGACGCCAGTACAGGGTTTCGAACCAGACGCTGACGTTCAGACCTTCGCGTGAGGCGAACTTCATCGTGACTTCGAGGGCGTCGTAGCTGGTCTTCATGCTGGTGACTTCGCTGGGCCAGACGGTACGGCCGTGGTAGAAGCCTTCCAGCAGCACGTCGGTGAACCCGGCAGCCTTGGCGGCCGCGAGGGTCCGCTCAAGCTCGGTCGGGGTAGTGGGAGGGCGTAACCAGAAGGCCATTTTGGCCGGAGCGAGTGAGGCGCAGGCCAGGGCGAGGGTGAGCAGGATGCGCATGCTTTACGCTATCGGGGCCGGGTGAGCCTCTTTTCCGGTACCGCTGACGGGCCGTTTGAAGAATGCGCCGGACGTGAAAATTGTGTTCCCTGAACGGTGTTTCGCGTGCTTTTTGCTACACTGGTTGGGCCTGGGGGCGACCTGGTTTCGACGGGGACAGCTGCAGGCGATGTTGCGAGCCGAGGGTGTCGTTGGCCTCGTAAAAAAACGGCAAAGCCTTTAACTGGCAACCAGAACAACCTTCGTCTCGCTGCTTAAGTGAGGCAGCAACCGTGAAGCCCGGCCATTGGCGTCACGCAAGCTAACGAAAAGATGGCTAGCACGGGCAGATGTCTCTAAGCTCGCGCGAAAATAAGAGACTGGGTCTGAACGTAGCCTGTCCGTAGGCGACCGAGGGCCGAGATCCAAAGTACGGACTACGCTCGTAGAGGCACGCTGAATGGGTTTTCGGACGAGAGTTCGACTCTCTCCGCCTCCACCACAGGGCCACTTCTTCGGAAGTGGCTTTTTTGTATTCGGCACGGCCCCGAAACTCCCGCTTTCCTGTGCTCTTTCCGGTGGCTCTCTCCTGTGCTGACGGCCTGTCCGGGCACGACGCTTCACCTGACCGCGCGCAGTATGCTGGCAGGCGATGCAGAACGCCGCCGACACAGGCAGGTCAGGAAACCGCAACGTTCGGGCTTTTGAGCTGGTCGAGAGGGCCGTTGAGCGCGCTCAGATTCCGGGCGCGGCGCTGGGCGTGGTGCAGCGTCACGGGAACGCGCAGGTTCAGGTGTGGGGCCTCTCACAGCGGGAACCCACGCCCAGCGCCCTCACGCTGGAGAGCCTGTTCGACCTGGCGAGCCTGACCAAAGTCCTCTTTACGCTGCCCGAGGTGCTGCGCGCCAGCGAAGAAGGGCTGTGCGACCTCGACGATCCCGTCAGGAAGTTCATTCCGGAACTTTCCTGGATGCGCGACACCGGCCTGGGCGAGCGGACGCTGCGCCAGCTGCTGACGCACACGGCGGGCCTGCCCGCCTGGGCGCCTCTCTACACCTGGGGCAGTGAGCCGCAACTGCTCAAGATGCGCGTATTGCAGGAAGACTGGCCGCTGGGCGAGCACGTCTATTCGGATCTGGGCTTCATTCTGCTGGGAGTGGTGGTCGAGCGCCTGCGGGGCGTCTCCCTGCGCGAACTGCCCTTGCCGGAGGGTCTCACTTTCGCTCCTGACCCTGAGAGGTCGGTGGCCACCGAGCGCTGCCCCTGGCGCACTCGCGTACTGCGCGGCGAAGTGCACGACGAAAACGCCTTTGCACTCGGCGGGGTGGCGGGCCACGCGGGCCTGTTCGGCACCCTGCACGGGGTGCTGGGCGCGGCGCGCGGTCTCTTGGAAGAAACGCGGCCCAGCCCGGCCGCGGTCAGCGAGCTGCGCCGTGAGCACACCCCTTCGCGGGCGCTGGGGTGGCAGCGCAAGCATTCGGGGTGGAGCGGGGGCAGTTTGTGCAGCGAGCAGACCATCGGGCACACCGGCTTTACCGGCACGGGCTGCTGGATCGACTTTCAGCGGGGCTATGCCTGGGCGCTCCTCACCAACGACGTGCATCCGTCGCGGCACACCCGCAGCAACATCCAGGCCCTGCGACGCGCGGTGGGAAACACGCTGGCCGCCGATTGGACGCCAGGCGCCTGACCGTCACTCGACCGCCTGCGAAAGTCCTGACCGGCCACCCCCGCAGTTTTGCTCCCACCCACTTTCGCAAGAGGCCTAGTGCTTGAGCTCGGCGATGAAATCGTACCGGTCGCCGCGATAGAGCGCGCGCGCGAATTCCAGCACCTGTCCACGCTCGTCCCAGGTGACCCGTTCGGTGGCCAGCAGAGCACTGCCCATTTCGACGTGCAGCAGCCGGGCCGCTTCGGTGTCGGCGGCGCGGGCGCTGAGGCGCTGAATGGCGCGGGCCGGAGTAAAACCGCGCGCGCGGAGCATGGCGTACAGCGAGGTGTTCTCCACATCCCCGGGCCCTACCGTGCCGAGCAGCCGTCCCGGCATGGTACTGGTTTCGAGCGCCAGCGGCTCGTGGTCGGCCGTGCGCAGCCGCTGAAGGCGCACCACTTCCTCGGCCGGGCCGAGGGTGAGGTTCATGGCTTCCTGCGGTGACGGGCGGGTCCGCTCGAGGCTCAGGACATGCCCGCCCGGCGTGAGGCCGCGCGAACGCATGTCCTCGCTGAAGCCGGTCAGCACCGAGAGCGGCTGCACGATGCGGCGCGGTGAGACGAAGGTGCCCGAACCGTGGCGGCGGGAGACGAGACCCTGCTCTTCCAGCACACGCAAGGCCTGACGGACCGTCACGCGTGATACGCCCAGCTGCCCGGCCAATTCCCGCTCACCCGGAAGCGCCGCACCTTCGGAGATGGCGTGCTGCTCGATGAGCGTCCGGAGTCCCTGCACGACCTGCAGATACATGGGGGTCGCACTCCGGACGTCGAGTGCCAGGGACAGGGAACTGGCGGTCATGGTTCATTCGATCATACCACTTCACAACCAATCGGGTTTCACTTTCCCACCCCACACGTTGGTTTGGCTCTTCCCCTTGCATCGCTGGTGTTGTGGTTCTAAAGTGGTATCACATCACCGAAGTTGAACGGAGGGCATATGAAGCACGGCAGTCACATCCTCCTGGCGACCCTGCTCTTATCGGGCGGGGCGCTGGCCGCTCCCAAGAAAGTTACCGGCTATGAAAGCCTCGGCATCACCGCCGGCAAAGCGGGCGGCACCTTCACGCTTGCCCTCGGTGACAGCCCGCAGAGCTTTTTTTACTACGGCGTGATCGACAACAATCTCGGCCTGGTCGCCCAGCAGCTCTTCGACGGCCTGGTGGAGTTCAACTACCAGACCTACAAGATCGAGCCGGCGCTGGCCGAATCCTGGACCATTTCACCGGACGGCCGGGTCTACACCTTCAAGCTGCGCGACGCCAAGTGGAGTGACGGGCGCAACGTCACGGCGGACGACGTGGTCTTCACCTACGACCAGATCATCGCCAATCCCGAAGCGCGCGCCGGGGACGCCGCCAACTTCAACATCGGCGGTCAACGCGTCAAGTTCGAGAAGGTCGACGAGCGCACTGTCCGCATGACCCTCGCGCGCCCCTCGCCGGCCTTTTTGCTGCAGATGCGCAGCTTCATCATGCCCAAGCACAAGCTGGCGCGTCTGAGTCAGGAAGGCGGCGCCAAGGCGGCAGACATCAACAACGCCTGGCCCACCAACACCAATCCCGAGGAAGTGGTCGGCACCGGCCCGTTCAAGCTCGCCGGCTACACCGCCGGTCAGAAAGTCTCCCTGGTCAAGAACCCCAACTACTGGAAAGTCGACGCCCGGGGCACCAAGCTGCCCTACCTCGACCGCCTGGAGTTCCTGATCATCCGCGATCCGCAGGCGCAGGTGGCGCAGTTCCTGGCGGGCAACCTCAACCAGATCAACATCACCGGCGCGCAGTTTCCCGACCTCAAACAAAAAGAAGTCGCGGGCGCGCCTTTCAAGGTCATGCGCTCCACGGCGCTGTTCGGCAGCCCACCTTTCGTGGCCTTCAACTTCGACGCCAAGGACCCCGCCCTGGCCAAAGTCTTCAGCGACACCAAGTTCCGCAAGGCCATGCAGAGTGCCATGAACCGCGAGCGCATCATCGATACGGTCTACAACGGCCTGGCCAGCCTGCCCGGTCACGGCATCGCACCGGTCAACACCGAGTGGTACGCCAACACCAAGCCTCAACTGGGCTCCTTTGACCTGAAAGCTGCCGCCACGCAACTCGACGCCCTGGGATTCAAGGATACCGACGGCGACGGTGTGCGCAACATCGCACGCGGCAAGAACCTGGAGTTCGACCTCACCTACGGCACCGACTCCAGCGTCTATCCGGCCATGGCGACCATCATCCAGAACGACCTCAAGTCGATCGGTGTCAAGGTCAACCTGAAGGGCATTCTCAGCAGCCGCCTGCTCTCCACTGGCATGAGCGGCGACTGGGAGATGATCCTGCACGCTTTGGGCGACCAGCCTGATCCGGAGCTGCGCAAGCCCATCTGGCAGCCCGGCGGCGCGCTGTATTACTGGCACCGCAGCCTGCAGCCCGCCAAGGACGGCGAAACGCCCAAAGTCGCCAGCATGCAGCCGTGGGAAAAGCAGATCTACGACATCTTCAACGAAGCGGGCACCACCACCGAAAAAGGCAAGCGCAAGGCGCTCTACACCCGCTGGCAATTGCTCTTTGCCCAGAACCTGCCGGTGATTCCGCTCGCCAAACCTGAAAACATCGGCGCGATCAGCAACGAGTACGGTAACTACATCTACAACCTCGGCGTGATTCCCGGGTACAACCCGGTGCCGCTGATCTTCAAGAAGTAAGCCTGTCGTGAGCGGTGAGCGTGAAGGAAGTGACCTTCCGCTCGCCGCTCACGCCTGACCCGCTTCTCTCCTGGGTGCCTTATGTTTCTGTACTTCCTTCGGCGTGTCCTAGGCATGATTCCGACCCTGCTGCTGATCTCGGTCGTGTGTTTTGCCGTCATCAAACTTCAGCCGGGCAGCTTCACCGACCAGTACCTCGAAGACCCGCGTTTCAGCCGTGAAACCGTAGAGCGCATCCGCGCGCAGCTCGGACTCGATCAGAGCGCCGCCGCGCAGTACGGCAAGTGGTTATGGGGTGTGGTCACCCGGGGCGACTTCGGGTATTCCTTTGCCAACGGCCAACCGGTCGTGAACCTGATCGGCGAGCGCCTCGGGTGGACGGTGTTCATCGCGCTGCTCACCCTGCTCGTCAGCTGGCTGATCGCGGTGCCGCTGGGCATCTACACCGCCATCAGGCGGCACGGCAAGACTTCCGCCTTCGCCAACTTCTTCGGGTACATCGGCCTGGCCGTACCGGATTTTCTGGCGGCCCTGCTCTTGATCGCGCTCGTACTGAATTTGGGCGGCACCAACGTCGGCGGGCTCAACAGTCCGCGCTTCATCGGTGAGCCCTGGAGTGGCGCCAAGCTGATCGACCTGCTGGGGCATTTGTGGATTCCGGTCGTGGCGCTCGGACTGGAGGGCGTGGCGAGCATCATGCGGCAGATGCGCGCCAGCACCCTTGACGTGCTGAGCCAGGATTACATCCGCACCGCGCGTGCCAAGGGGCTGCGCAACAACACCGTCATCTGGCGCCACGCGGTTCGCAACGCCATCAATCCCCTGATCAGCCTGGCGGGCCTGAGCCTGCCCACCCTGATCAGCGGCACCATCATCGTGTCGATCGTGCTGAGCCTGCCCACCATCGGGCCGCTGCTGTACGACTCCCTCATCAACAAGGACCAGTACACCGCGCTGACCCTGCTGATGCTCTCGGCGCTGCTGCTCCTGATCGGCAACCTGCTCGCCGACCTCGCGCTCGCCTGGACCGATCCCCGCGTGAGGTACCAGTAATGAGCGCGCGAGGACGACATTCCGTGACAGGGCGCTCCGCGACCAGCGCGCCGAGTGCGCCCAGCCCGCTGCACATGGCGTGGCGGCGCTACCGCAAATCCACCGTGGGCGTGATCGGCGGCTGGATTCTGGTGGCGCTCTACACCACCGCGCTGCTGGCCGGATTTCTTTCGCCTTACAACATCACCACCCAGCACGCCGACTTTCCCTTTCAACCGCCCCAGAAGCTGCACGTGATGCACGAGGGACGCCTCATGCGTCCCTTCGTATACCCCATCAAAAAGGAGCGCGATCCGGTCACCTTCGTCAGCCGCTACGCCGAGGACAAAAGCACACCCCTCGCGGTCCAGCTGTTTGTGCGGGGCGAGGAGTACCGCTTTTTCGGCGTGAGGACGGACCGGCACCTCTTCGGCGTGCAGGAAGGAGCGTACTACTTTCCCTTCGGCACCGACCAATTGGGACGCGATCTGCTGTCGCGCACCCTGGTGGGTTCGCAGGTGAGCCTCACGGTCGGCGTGATCGGCATTCTGATCTCGTTTGCCATCGGCACCCTGGTGGGCGGCGTCAGCGGGTATTACGGCGGCTGGATCGACAACCTGCTGCAGCGTGTCATCGAGGTGCTGCTGTCCTTTCCGCGTCTGCCGATCCTGCTGGCGCTGTCGGCCATCATTCCGGCCAGTCTGCCCTCGACCCTGGTGTACCTCGCGATCGTCGCGGTGCTGGCCTTGATCGGCTGGGCGTCGCTGGCGCGCGTGGTGCGCGGGCAGGTCCTCGCGGCGCGGCAGGTCGAGTACGTCGCGGCGGCAGGAGCCATCGGGGCATCCGACCTGCGCATTATCCTGCGCCACATCATGCCCAACCTCAGCTCCATTCTGGTGGTGACCGCGACGCTGGCGCTGCCCGGCTACATTCTGGGCGAAAGCGCGCTGTCCTTTCTGGGGCTGGGCATCAAGGAACCGATGACCAGCTGGGGGCTGCTGCTCAAGGACGCCCAGAATTTCCAGACCCTCAACCTGTACCCGTGGCTGCTGCTGCCGGGCCTGTTCATCGTCGTGAGCGTGCTGGCGTTCAACTTCTTCGGCGACGCCCTGCGCGACGCTGCCGACACCCAGAGTCGATAGATTCTGCGCCGATAGATTCTGTGCTGTTGACGCGGTACACCCCCTGTCCCCCTTCCCTGCGCGTCTGCCCTGACCTGAGGCTGAACTGCCAGTGCTGAATCAACATTCCGGAGAATTATGCTCGACACCGAACAGCTCAACAGCCACTACGATCAGCTCGACACCCTGGGTACCGCCGACGTCGTGCGCGCCCTGGTGGACGACCAGACGCAGGCCGTCCAGGCGGTCAGCGCTGTCCTGGGGGACCTCACGCGCGCCGTCGATGAAACGGTCACACGCCTCGCGCGCGGCGGGCGCCTGATTTACGCGGGGGCCGGCACCAGCGGGCGACTCGCGCAGCTCGACGCGGCGGAGCTGGTTCCCACTTTTTCGTGGCCGGCCGAGCGGGCCGTGGCGCTGCTGGCCGGCGGGCGCCTGGCGATGTTCGAAGCCCAGGAAGGCGCCGAGGACAGCACGGATGGTGCGCTGCAGGACCTGGCCGAGGTGGAACTCGGGGCGGGTGATGTCGTGATTGCGGTCGCCGCCTCGGGCACCACCCCTTACACGGTGGCCGCCCTGCGCCGTGCCCGCGAAGTCGGGGCACTCGCCATCGGCATGGCCAACAATCCCGGCACGCCACTGCTGCTGGAAGCGGACATTCCCCTCTGCCTGCACACGGGAGCCGAAGTGATCGGCGGCAGCACGCGCCTGAAGGCCGGCAGCGCCCAGAAAATCGCCCTGAACACCTTTTCGAGTGCGGTGATGGTCCGCCTCGGCAAGGTGTACGGCAACCTGATGGTGGACGTGAAGGCCAGCAACCACAAGCTGCGCGAGCGGGCCGTGATGCTGGTCATGACCGCCGCGGGTGTGAGCGAGACCGAGGCGCGCGCGGTCCTCGCGCAGGCGGACTTCAAGGTTAACGTGGCCATCGTGAGTCTGCTGCGGGGCGTGAGCGTGAGCGAAGCCCGGGCGCTGTTGCAGGCGTCGGGCGGGCACGTCCGCGCCGCCATCACCAGCACGTCATGACCTACGCGGTAGGCGTGGACGCCGGAGGAACGCATACCCGAGCCCTGCTGACCCAGCATGCGCAGGTACTGGGCGAAGGTCACGCCGGGGGGGGTAATTTGCGGCAGGTTGGCCCGGCCCAGGTCATGGCGAATCTGGAGAAAGCCGTGCAGAATGCGTTCGAGCGGGCGAATCTGCCTGCGTCCCTGAGCGAGTGCGCCGTTCACGCGGGCGTGGCGGGTCTGGCGACCCCGGAGGATGAACGCGCGTTGCAGGACACCGGACATCCGTTCGGGCAACTCCAGGTGCAAAGCGACGCCCTGCTGACCCTGGGCGCCTACTTCGCCGGTGAAGGCGGTGCGCTGCTGCTGGTGGGAACGGGTTGCATCGCCCTTGCCCGCAACGCACAGGGAGACGTGCTGCGCCGCATGGGCTGGGGTTTCCCGCTCGAACAGGGCGGCGGCGGTGACCTGGGCCTGCAGGCGCTGCGCCTCGGCCTGCGCGACTGGGAAAACAGCCGTGTATCTGCGCTCAGTACGCTTTTGCAACGGCGCTTCACCTCTGCGCGCGAAGTGCTGGAGTGGTCGCGTGGCCGCGCAGCGGGCGACTACGCACAGTTCGCCCCACTGCTGTTCGAGGCTGCAACCGCGGGCGACCAGCACGCGCAGCGAGCCGTGACCGAATGGCGGGACTTGTGCCAGGAACTGCTCGAAGAAGTCACGCGTGACAGCAAAACCGAACTTGTGGGGACCTGGGGGGGACTGGCCACGCAACTCGACTGGCCCGAGCGCGAACCACAGTGGCGAGCAGCGCGCTGCTCGCCGCTTCAATGGGCCGCGGCGCTCGCTCAGCACAGAGGGGTACTTCTCGCCTCCCGGAAAGGATCAACGTGATTCCCGCTTGCCAGAACGCCGGAGCCCTCCTGATGGTCGACCTTCCTGGCCCAGTCCTTGATGACGACACCCGCGAGCACCTGCGCCGTCACGCTATTCGCGCAGTGTGCCTGTTTCGCAAGAACATTGAAAACTTCGCGCAGCTCGCGCAGCTCACCGCCGAGCTGCGCCTCGTGATGGGCCCGGACGCGCTGATTGCCATCGACCAGGAAGGCGGCGGGGTCGTGCGGACCACCTTCTTTCCCTTCCCCCCCAGTGCCATGAGCCTGGGCGCGTGCGGTGACCCGGCACTGGCCTTTGAGGTCGGCGCAGCGACCGCTCGCGGACTGGCGTCGCTGGGCATCAACTGGAATTTCGCGCCGGTGCTGGACGTCAACAGCAATCCGGCCAACCCGGTGATCGGCGACCGGGCGTTCGGAAGTGATCCGCAGCAGGTCACGCCGCTCGCGCTGGCGTGGCTCTCCGGGTCACTCTCGCAAGGGGTGGCAGGCTGCGTCAAGCACTTTCCCGGCCACGGCGACACCCACCTCGACAGCCACCTGGCGTTGCCCCGGGTCGACAAGACGCGCGGGCAGCTGGAAAACTGCGAGTTCATGCCGTTTCAGCGCGCCGTTTCGGAAGCTGACGTGCCCGCCGTCATGACCGCGCACATCGTCTACCCGGCACTGGACGAAACACGGCCCGCCACCCTGTCAGAACGCGTGCTGAGCGGCCTGCTGCGTGAAGCCTGGAATTACGGCGGGGTGATCATCACCGACTCGATGGGCATGAAGGCCATCGACGACCATTTCGGTCGGGGAGAAGCGGCGGTCATGGCCCTTGCAGCGGGCGCGGACATGGTGATGGCTCTGGGACGGCGCAGCGCGCAGGAAGAAACCTTGCAGACCGTGGAGCGCGCCCTTGCCGAAGGCCGCATCGAGCAGTCCGACACACGCCGCAGCCGGCTGCGCGCGCTCGCCCGCCGCTTTCCCAGCGAGAAGCGAGCTTACGATGGCGTTCAGCGGGAGCAGGACGCGCGGATCATGCAGGCTGCCTGGGCCCGGGGGCTCACGACGTACCGCGACCCGCAGTTCCCACCCCCGGGCGCGAGCGTCACCCTGGTGACGCTCGCCGAGGTCCCCGGCGAATACGTCAGCGAGGCGGGCCTGAGTGGGGCACAGCTGCTTCGTCACCTGGAGACCCTGTACGACGTACGGGCGCACCTGGTGAGCGGTGAGGTGCCCGTGGACTGGGACGCGCTGCGAGAAGAGCGCCGCCCCGTCATCCTGGCCACCACCACCCGCCAGCGTTTTCCCGGTTGGCGGCGAGCCCGCCCCGACCTGCACCTTGCGCTGTGGAACCCGTACGCGGTGCTGGATGTGGACGCTCCGGCGCTGCTCAGTTACGGAAGCCGGCCGGAGGCCGTACAGGCGGTGCTGGGCTATCTGCGCGGCGAGGTGGCCGCAGGTGGCCGCCTGCCCGTACTGCTCGAAACCCGGTCCGCCGAGCACCCGGCGCAAAAGCCATGACGCTCCACCACATACCCGACCTCAATTCCGCGCGGTTGGCAGACCGCTCGACTTCCCAGATCGGCGAAGCCTCCCTGATGGCCAGGCAGAGAGCCAGGTGCGTTCTCCCGGACGTCCGGCCCGCCGACCTGGCCGCAGGCGGTCAGGCGACCACGCCTGTCAAGGCTGGCCCACCCCGCCCCACACCACCGGCACACGACACGCCGTGATTGCCGGCAAGCTGTTCCGCCCGCCGTGCGCCCAGGATGCCTGCCCTGAGGATGAGGAACCGGAGCGCTGCCGCCGGGTGACCGGGTTGTGATCAGGTCAACCCAGTTTGCCGTGGTCGAGCACCGTGTAGGGACCCGTCACGCGATTTCCGGCCACGCGGTCGGGCACCACGCGGATGCGCAGCCACTGCTCCAGGCGGGGCACGTCGACGCGGGCGACGAACTCACCGGGCGGCAGCGGTCCTTCGATGGTCAGGTCGCAGCTGCGCTGGGT
The Deinococcus peraridilitoris DSM 19664 genome window above contains:
- a CDS encoding serine hydrolase domain-containing protein, which translates into the protein MQNAADTGRSGNRNVRAFELVERAVERAQIPGAALGVVQRHGNAQVQVWGLSQREPTPSALTLESLFDLASLTKVLFTLPEVLRASEEGLCDLDDPVRKFIPELSWMRDTGLGERTLRQLLTHTAGLPAWAPLYTWGSEPQLLKMRVLQEDWPLGEHVYSDLGFILLGVVVERLRGVSLRELPLPEGLTFAPDPERSVATERCPWRTRVLRGEVHDENAFALGGVAGHAGLFGTLHGVLGAARGLLEETRPSPAAVSELRREHTPSRALGWQRKHSGWSGGSLCSEQTIGHTGFTGTGCWIDFQRGYAWALLTNDVHPSRHTRSNIQALRRAVGNTLAADWTPGA
- a CDS encoding GntR family transcriptional regulator gives rise to the protein MTASSLSLALDVRSATPMYLQVVQGLRTLIEQHAISEGAALPGERELAGQLGVSRVTVRQALRVLEEQGLVSRRHGSGTFVSPRRIVQPLSVLTGFSEDMRSRGLTPGGHVLSLERTRPSPQEAMNLTLGPAEEVVRLQRLRTADHEPLALETSTMPGRLLGTVGPGDVENTSLYAMLRARGFTPARAIQRLSARAADTEAARLLHVEMGSALLATERVTWDERGQVLEFARALYRGDRYDFIAELKH
- a CDS encoding ABC transporter substrate-binding protein, with the protein product MKHGSHILLATLLLSGGALAAPKKVTGYESLGITAGKAGGTFTLALGDSPQSFFYYGVIDNNLGLVAQQLFDGLVEFNYQTYKIEPALAESWTISPDGRVYTFKLRDAKWSDGRNVTADDVVFTYDQIIANPEARAGDAANFNIGGQRVKFEKVDERTVRMTLARPSPAFLLQMRSFIMPKHKLARLSQEGGAKAADINNAWPTNTNPEEVVGTGPFKLAGYTAGQKVSLVKNPNYWKVDARGTKLPYLDRLEFLIIRDPQAQVAQFLAGNLNQINITGAQFPDLKQKEVAGAPFKVMRSTALFGSPPFVAFNFDAKDPALAKVFSDTKFRKAMQSAMNRERIIDTVYNGLASLPGHGIAPVNTEWYANTKPQLGSFDLKAAATQLDALGFKDTDGDGVRNIARGKNLEFDLTYGTDSSVYPAMATIIQNDLKSIGVKVNLKGILSSRLLSTGMSGDWEMILHALGDQPDPELRKPIWQPGGALYYWHRSLQPAKDGETPKVASMQPWEKQIYDIFNEAGTTTEKGKRKALYTRWQLLFAQNLPVIPLAKPENIGAISNEYGNYIYNLGVIPGYNPVPLIFKK
- a CDS encoding ABC transporter permease; its protein translation is MFLYFLRRVLGMIPTLLLISVVCFAVIKLQPGSFTDQYLEDPRFSRETVERIRAQLGLDQSAAAQYGKWLWGVVTRGDFGYSFANGQPVVNLIGERLGWTVFIALLTLLVSWLIAVPLGIYTAIRRHGKTSAFANFFGYIGLAVPDFLAALLLIALVLNLGGTNVGGLNSPRFIGEPWSGAKLIDLLGHLWIPVVALGLEGVASIMRQMRASTLDVLSQDYIRTARAKGLRNNTVIWRHAVRNAINPLISLAGLSLPTLISGTIIVSIVLSLPTIGPLLYDSLINKDQYTALTLLMLSALLLLIGNLLADLALAWTDPRVRYQ
- a CDS encoding ABC transporter permease, with protein sequence MSARGRHSVTGRSATSAPSAPSPLHMAWRRYRKSTVGVIGGWILVALYTTALLAGFLSPYNITTQHADFPFQPPQKLHVMHEGRLMRPFVYPIKKERDPVTFVSRYAEDKSTPLAVQLFVRGEEYRFFGVRTDRHLFGVQEGAYYFPFGTDQLGRDLLSRTLVGSQVSLTVGVIGILISFAIGTLVGGVSGYYGGWIDNLLQRVIEVLLSFPRLPILLALSAIIPASLPSTLVYLAIVAVLALIGWASLARVVRGQVLAARQVEYVAAAGAIGASDLRIILRHIMPNLSSILVVTATLALPGYILGESALSFLGLGIKEPMTSWGLLLKDAQNFQTLNLYPWLLLPGLFIVVSVLAFNFFGDALRDAADTQSR
- the murQ gene encoding N-acetylmuramic acid 6-phosphate etherase — encoded protein: MLDTEQLNSHYDQLDTLGTADVVRALVDDQTQAVQAVSAVLGDLTRAVDETVTRLARGGRLIYAGAGTSGRLAQLDAAELVPTFSWPAERAVALLAGGRLAMFEAQEGAEDSTDGALQDLAEVELGAGDVVIAVAASGTTPYTVAALRRAREVGALAIGMANNPGTPLLLEADIPLCLHTGAEVIGGSTRLKAGSAQKIALNTFSSAVMVRLGKVYGNLMVDVKASNHKLRERAVMLVMTAAGVSETEARAVLAQADFKVNVAIVSLLRGVSVSEARALLQASGGHVRAAITSTS
- a CDS encoding N-acetylglucosamine kinase encodes the protein MTYAVGVDAGGTHTRALLTQHAQVLGEGHAGGGNLRQVGPAQVMANLEKAVQNAFERANLPASLSECAVHAGVAGLATPEDERALQDTGHPFGQLQVQSDALLTLGAYFAGEGGALLLVGTGCIALARNAQGDVLRRMGWGFPLEQGGGGDLGLQALRLGLRDWENSRVSALSTLLQRRFTSAREVLEWSRGRAAGDYAQFAPLLFEAATAGDQHAQRAVTEWRDLCQELLEEVTRDSKTELVGTWGGLATQLDWPEREPQWRAARCSPLQWAAALAQHRGVLLASRKGST
- the nagZ gene encoding beta-N-acetylhexosaminidase, with the protein product MVDLPGPVLDDDTREHLRRHAIRAVCLFRKNIENFAQLAQLTAELRLVMGPDALIAIDQEGGGVVRTTFFPFPPSAMSLGACGDPALAFEVGAATARGLASLGINWNFAPVLDVNSNPANPVIGDRAFGSDPQQVTPLALAWLSGSLSQGVAGCVKHFPGHGDTHLDSHLALPRVDKTRGQLENCEFMPFQRAVSEADVPAVMTAHIVYPALDETRPATLSERVLSGLLREAWNYGGVIITDSMGMKAIDDHFGRGEAAVMALAAGADMVMALGRRSAQEETLQTVERALAEGRIEQSDTRRSRLRALARRFPSEKRAYDGVQREQDARIMQAAWARGLTTYRDPQFPPPGASVTLVTLAEVPGEYVSEAGLSGAQLLRHLETLYDVRAHLVSGEVPVDWDALREERRPVILATTTRQRFPGWRRARPDLHLALWNPYAVLDVDAPALLSYGSRPEAVQAVLGYLRGEVAAGGRLPVLLETRSAEHPAQKP